A window from Streptomyces genisteinicus encodes these proteins:
- the cysD gene encoding sulfate adenylyltransferase subunit CysD has product MTTSVDVVSGTDSPYALSHLDALESEAVHIFREVAGEFERPVILFSGGKDSIVMLHLALKAFAPAAVPFTLLHVDTGHNFPEVLQYRDRTVAEHGLRLHVASVQEYIDRGVLRERPDGTRNPLQTVPLTEAIQQHRFDAVFGGGRRDEEKARAKERVFSLRDEFSQWDPRRQRPELWQLYNGRHAPGEHVRVFPLSNWTELDVWQYIQRECIELPEIYFAHEREVFKRSGMWLTAGEWGGPKAGEETEKRLVRYRTVGDMSCTGAVDSDATTLDAVITEIAASRLTERGATRADDKMSEAAMEDRKREGYF; this is encoded by the coding sequence GTGACGACCAGCGTCGACGTCGTGAGCGGCACCGACAGCCCGTACGCCCTGTCCCATCTGGACGCCCTGGAGTCCGAGGCGGTGCACATCTTCCGCGAGGTCGCGGGCGAGTTCGAGCGGCCGGTGATCCTGTTCTCCGGCGGCAAGGACTCGATCGTGATGCTGCACCTGGCGCTGAAGGCGTTCGCGCCCGCGGCCGTTCCTTTCACGCTGCTGCACGTGGACACCGGGCACAACTTCCCGGAGGTGCTTCAGTACCGGGACCGGACGGTGGCCGAGCACGGGCTGCGGCTGCATGTCGCGTCGGTGCAGGAGTACATCGACCGCGGTGTGCTGCGCGAGCGCCCGGACGGCACCCGCAACCCGCTGCAGACGGTGCCGCTGACCGAGGCGATCCAGCAGCACCGGTTCGACGCCGTCTTCGGCGGCGGGCGGCGTGACGAGGAGAAGGCGCGCGCCAAGGAGCGGGTGTTCTCGCTGCGCGACGAGTTCTCCCAGTGGGACCCGCGCCGCCAGCGCCCGGAGCTGTGGCAGCTCTACAACGGCCGTCACGCGCCCGGTGAGCACGTGCGGGTCTTCCCGCTGTCCAACTGGACCGAGCTCGACGTCTGGCAGTACATCCAGCGGGAGTGCATCGAGCTGCCGGAGATCTACTTCGCCCACGAGCGCGAGGTCTTCAAGCGCTCCGGCATGTGGCTGACCGCCGGCGAGTGGGGCGGCCCGAAGGCGGGCGAGGAGACCGAGAAGCGGCTGGTGCGCTACCGCACGGTCGGCGACATGTCCTGCACCGGCGCCGTCGACTCCGACGCCACCACGCTCGACGCCGTCATCACCGAGATCGCCGCCTCCCGGCTGACCGAACGGGGCGCCACCCGCGCCGACGACAAGATGTCCGAGGCCGCGATGGAAGACCGCAAGCGTGAGGGGTACTTCTAG